Genomic window ([Eubacterium] hominis):
CCTCCTTTAGAAAAGATTTCCTTTCCTTCCTAAACCGAACGGTTAAAAATCTTTTGACAAAAAATTTTTTAATTTTTCTAAAATTTTCTTCTTTCTATAGTGGAGTTTTTGCTGGCTCATGTGTAATTCCTTTGCAATTTCTCGTTCTGTCATATCCTCAAAATAGATTGCAATGATAATCCTTTGTTCTTCCTCAGGCAATTTTAGAATTATTTGTTGTAATAATTGCTTTGTTTCTTTTTCTATTATTTTATCCATAGTATTCTTTTCAGGCTTATCAGGAATATAAGGATATAAATCATCTGCATTTTCATAATGGGTAATTTTATCAGTTTCTCTTATCTGATCTCTGTAGGCTTTTTGATAACTATTTTTGTAGACACTATATACACTCTTCGTAACTTCAACCCATTCATCATTGATTCTCAAGTAATATGTATCTTTGTTTTCTTCATGCAAAACCCAAAAATCATTTTTTCTGAAATCATTTAACATTTTTTCTCCTCCATGTTCTTTTCTTTTCAAAAAAGCTCATGAAGGAGGAGATCTGCACTTCTCTTCACCTATATAAAAACAAAAAAAGTCAATACAGTTCATAAGAAAAATATGAACGTATTTGACTTTTTGATTGCTTGACATAACCATACGGTCATTAAAATGACTATACATAAACTGCCATAGGAGATTTGAATATCTAAATTTCACTCATAAATCACCTGTTACGTAAAATTATCTTCTCTAGATCACATTACTTGATTATTTTTTTAGTTCACCAACAGTGCCTATATGTAATAGATATAACTAAAAAACTAAAGACACCCTTTATGCTTAACATGCATATATGAGTGCCTTGTCAAAAATCAATAATTACTTTATATAGTTAGTTCTCTAATAACTTCGTTCTCATTTTCAATATTTTTTATTTGTCATCTAATACGGAGAACTAATTATATTATATCTGCATACATTATCCTTCAAAATAATAATTACATAACAGGAATAATATCGACATAACAGGAATAAATGAATCACTATTTCCTATTGATATATTATTAATATAGTAGAGTAATCATGTTAATTATCATTTGACAATAACATAAAAAATAGCAGAAGTTTACTATTTACACCTCTGCTATCTCTGAATCATAAAGCCTAATGTTTTTTGTATTTCTTCAAAGATTTTGGAACTTTCTTTTCATAGAACCACCAAGAGCAACATGTGTTTGCGCTGTGAATAGCAAGTGTATCTGCTGCACCTTTTAAAGATTTAAGTAGTTTTTCCATTATTTTTACTCCTCTCTTTCATTATGCCAATACAAATTTCTTTTGTATTATAGCTAAAATTACTGATAAGCTATTGGTTATCATTCCTGCCGCCATAACAGTTGTTATATGTGTAATATCAAATAGACTTAGAACGAATAATACAAGAAATCCTACTAGATATAGCACAATTGATCGTTTTTTATGGTAGGTTTTTTCACTCTCAGATAATGGCTTGTTTTCATTCTCAACTGGTAGGTTTTCCATAAGCAGGCAAAACATTACAACGTTAACTAAAATCAAAAGATTTAATGATGTTGGTACTCTATTTAAAGCAAGAGGGATCAATACCGTAACCGCAAGGGAAAATAAGAAACATAGAAATCTTGATTCAGCATGGTATCCACCTGTACTACTTCTTAATATTAGAAAGCTTGTGCAAAACACCAGTATATCTAATGTAATCTTAAAATAAATACTTACAGTTAAAATAGCCAATGCTGTTACAGTATAATTCACTAACAAACTTAATCCATATTCAAATATTTCAGTATCCTGAATATCTATATTATTCTTTCTCATCAACATTTCTATTTTTTCACTCGTTTTCAATCTCTTCACCTACTTGCTACTTTAAATTCACACGTATTATCTCATAAATAAATAAAAATCACCTTATCTTATACATAACAGGTAATGAATTAACATAACAGGTTAAATATTTCATAGATATTCTATTTGATTGCTAATATTATATGAAAATGGCTGTATGCCATCACAATTCAATGTAATCATAAATCTGCTAAGAGACTAAAAAAGCATATAGATCATGCTATATGCTCTTTTCTCATTTCTATAAATTAATTAAACTACCACATGTCATCTGCTAAAGTAGACCATTGTAATTGAAAGTGAAAACCATTTTTTGTAGTATCTGTATTCAAATCCTCTTCATTAATCGCACAAAATGGACTTGTTTCTTTTCCATATGTCAAATATACTTCAATTAGACTTTGATCAGTAGCCGTGCCAAATGGTATTTCTGTATAAATATATACTGTTTTTTCTTCATTCGGTTTTATAATACCGTCTTCATCATTTCCTTCTACATGATAATTTGATGCTGGATAATAGCTCTCATCTACTTTAAAAACAGAGCCATCTTTACAATTTAAAAAATTTTTTATATTTATGCTGGAGGCACTTTGATTGTTCACTTTAGCTATAATACCTAATAACTCGCCATCTTTTTTAGGAAAAAGATTTTTATCATTTTCTATTCTAAGATGTCCTCCGTGTTCAGACGCTGAAATATTTATGGTGATATCTTTCATTATTTCAACATTTTTTGCTGTACTAACTTTTTTAAAAGCAATGTAATTCCCTAGTTCATTTTTATTTCCCTCAGAGTTATCATTAGAACAACCTCCAGTAAAACATAAAATAAATGAACAAATCAAAAACAAAATAAGTTTTTTCATATACATCCTCCTGATTAAGAACAATAAATTATTTAGTAAACTGAAATAATCAATGATAGGAAGCAAATAGCTTCCTATCACTTAATTTAAGCTGTAGCAAAAGCAACCCCACCTAATGTACTAAGAATAGGTTCTGCAAATTCAGCTAATTGTGTTGCATAAGCACCCACCTGTGCCACTAATACTGGAGCATAACCAGATAATGCAAATGCCATAGCGCCTATTATGTAGCAGTAAATAACTTGCGCACTTCTTCAATTTCTGAATAATTATGATTTTGAGTTCAACAATCCTCTTCAAACAATTGTACATCAAAATTCACTCCAGTAAACAATAGTTCCAAAGATATACTATTATCATTTAATTTCATATGATGATAATATCCTTTTTTTAAAGAATCTTTTACTGGAAATACCTTATCAAGATTATTTAAAAAACTATTATTTTCAATTTTTCCTGGATGTTTAACGATTTTGTATGCTTCAAGATAATTTTTTGACATATACGATAATTTCTGATTTTGTGTATTCAAACAAACTTCAAATTCTACATCTAGTTTCTCATTAGTGCCTAATCTAATCTTACTAATTTCAAAATTTGATATATTTGTTTTTATAGATTTAATATAACGGCTATTAATATCAAATTCTTCTCTTTCATCTTTATGAATAATTTCATAGTTATTAGTCTTAACTATAAAAATATCATTAATGCTAACAATTAACAATGTTATTTTTGGTATTTCAGTTTTCATTTCATAGATACCATAAATATTTGGATTTGGTTTTAAACCATACTTATTTGCATCAAAGAATTTTTCATCAAATACTTCAATATCCGTAAAATCATGCAATTTCAAATAGGTATAATGATGACCATCAGTGAATTCAATCATTATATTCTTATCCATATTAAAGTTCATGTAATCTAATTCAGTATCTAAAATTTTATTGAATGTCATAGTTCCCTCCATTATTTATACCTATATTTAATTCTTTTACCATTTGGCTTTTTAACCTCTACAGTTGGAGAACCCTCCGAACTATTCGGTCTTACATTAACTTCTGTACCATCAGGAAACTCTCCAACCCTTGTTCCATTAGGGTATTCCCTAACGTTATCCAAATCCAAATCATCAAAATCTTTATTTGCTTTATCCATACCTCCGCTTTTATCTTTGTTTGTTACTTTCCTTTGTTTATTTTTAGTGGTATCTATTGAGCCTTTATCCAACTCTCCTAATTTATCTTCTATTCTTTTTTTAATCTCATTTTCAGTTTGTGCTGCTTCTGCTTCTTGTGCAAGTTTTTTAGCATAAATATCTTTCACTTCTTGACATGCAACTTCTTTAAGGTATTGTTCCCTTGTCATAGTTATAGTTGGTCTTAATGTAGTACTTCCTGCCCATGAAGTAGAGCCACCAGAAATAGTTACAGTTTCATTATTAATTAGCGTATCTGCTATCATCTCATTTTTTTTACGTAGTCCATTTTCATAAGATTCTCTCAAAGAATCTCTATTATAGTAAATATATGCACCTACAGCTGAAACACCAGCAACTGCCCATGCTAACCATCCTGGTGGTGTCCATGATGTTACTACAGCCGCTGCTGCACCAACAGCTTCACCGACTTTCATCCAGAAATCAGGATCAAAAACATCACTAGATTTTCCTGTTTTATCAATAAATTTATAAGGATTATTATTAGTATAGATATATCTATTCTGACTTTCAATATCTTCTTTTTTACCTCTAAATCTATCAATTTGAATGAATCTACCGAGTTCTGGATTATAATATCTTGCTCTTAAATATATTAAGCCATTACCATCCAGTTCTTCTCCATTATAACCGAATCCCTCTTTCATGTCATTAGTTTTTCCAAAATCATCATATTCTAATTTGTTTTCAGTATTGGTTTTAACACCGAAGCTGATACTCAATGTGTTAGTACCTATTACAGAATTATTTAAACCATTCAGGTATGTTATGACAGATGTTTCATATGACATCTTTGGATCTCCACATTCTGTAAATAATCTTTCATCCATACCATAAATATGCTTTACATCACTATCAGACATTAGTATTTCACTGTTTTTTAATGATTTATCAATAACATAATTTCCATAAGTGGATGTACGATCATTTTCATCCATTTCTTCCATACCAACACAAGTGTTTTTATCAGCATGATATTTAGCCTGATAACGTAAAGCATCAAATGTATCTGTACTGTTTTTATCCTCCAATAGATCTTTTACTTCATCATAAGGAGTTTCCTCTAGATATTTGTACCATGCCTCAGCATCATAAGGATCATTTATATTTTTCACATAACTTGTTCGATCCCCTTGGGCATCGTATTCATACTCAAAACTTTGATCTTTACTATTAGATAACTTAATTAATTGATCAAATTCATCATATTCTAATGTTTCCTTTTTTCCACCAGCATATAGAATTTCTTTCATATTTCCATTTTTATTATAGTAAATATCTGTTAATCCATCCTGTGTCTTGATATTTGTTAACTGATTTCTCTCATTGTAATGATAAATTTTAAATTTTCCATCAGATGAAGTTTCTGTTTGATTACCATATAAATCATATCCATACTTAGTCTCAATTAGTTTTCCATCTATGAATTTATTAGAGGTTTTGATTTCTCCTACTTCATCAAACGCATAGGTATTTTCTTTACCGTCAATCACTTCTTTTATTATGTTTCCATCAGGATCATAAGAATACTCATACTTAATGAAATGTTTTCCATTATTTGTAAAATCGTATGATGTCACTTTATTCATTTCGTCATAAGTATATTTTTTAACAGTATTTTTGTTTTTTAACGATGTCGCATTACCTCTAACGTCAAATGTATATGAAGCAACTTCTTTATCATTTTCTTTTACTTTCGTTATCTTGTTGAAATCATTATAAGTATATGACACTTTCGTTTTATCAGGATATGTGATGGAAGTTCTATTGTTATAAATATCCCATCCATATGATACACTATTTCCTTTTGCATCAGTGCTTGTCACCATTCTGTTAAATTCATCATATTCAAATGACAGATTCTTTCCATTATAAGATGCAGATACCAGATTGTTATGATTATCATAACTGAATGTTCTGCTTCCTTCTTTTAATTTATTTCCAAGTAGATCAAATTCGTATGTAATTTCAGTTCCATCTGGTTTAACATAATTGGTTAAATTACCAAAATCGTCATACTCAAACATCTCTGTATAGCCATATTCATTGCTCTCTTCGACAATATTATTAGCAGAATCATATTTATATGTAGCTACTAAATCATTTATTCTTTTCTGCGTAAGATTATTATTCCCATCATATGTATAATTTATCACTCTGTTTAAAGGATTCTGTACTTTGACCATATTTCCTAAAGCATCAAATTCGTACTTAGTTTCGTTCCCTCTTGCCGTTACTTCACTAATTTTATTATTATTTGCATCGTATGCTAGTGTAGTCGTATTACCATAATAATCTTTCTGCTGAATCATATTACCAGTTTCATCATACTTCATAGTGTAAACAGTAAGATATTCTTCACTATCTCCTAAACTGCGTAATTGAATTGCTATAACC
Coding sequences:
- a CDS encoding sigma-70 family RNA polymerase sigma factor, whose amino-acid sequence is MKRKEHGGEKMLNDFRKNDFWVLHEENKDTYYLRINDEWVEVTKSVYSVYKNSYQKAYRDQIRETDKITHYENADDLYPYIPDKPEKNTMDKIIEKETKQLLQQIILKLPEEEQRIIIAIYFEDMTEREIAKELHMSQQKLHYRKKKILEKLKNFLSKDF
- a CDS encoding cyclic lactone autoinducer peptide — protein: MEKLLKSLKGAADTLAIHSANTCCSWWFYEKKVPKSLKKYKKH
- a CDS encoding accessory gene regulator B family protein; translation: MKTSEKIEMLMRKNNIDIQDTEIFEYGLSLLVNYTVTALAILTVSIYFKITLDILVFCTSFLILRSSTGGYHAESRFLCFLFSLAVTVLIPLALNRVPTSLNLLILVNVVMFCLLMENLPVENENKPLSESEKTYHKKRSIVLYLVGFLVLFVLSLFDITHITTVMAAGMITNSLSVILAIIQKKFVLA